Proteins encoded together in one Nitrospinota bacterium window:
- a CDS encoding response regulator has product MDNDRIKILLVDDDDDDHVITRNLLSEIEGWHFDLEWVDTYDVALEKIRQQEHDVYLLDYRLGARTGLDLLRESLELGCKAPMILLTGQGDREVDMEAMKAGAQDYLNKNNMNSTSLERSIRYAIERHKKKLKRSISYAIERRKKQADQPQESH; this is encoded by the coding sequence ATGGACAACGACCGCATCAAAATATTGCTCGTCGATGATGACGATGACGACCATGTGATAACCCGTAATTTGCTCTCAGAAATTGAGGGGTGGCACTTCGATCTGGAATGGGTGGACACGTATGATGTCGCCCTGGAGAAGATTCGGCAGCAAGAGCACGACGTCTATCTTCTCGACTACCGCCTTGGTGCGCGAACTGGGCTTGACCTCTTGCGCGAGTCCCTTGAGCTGGGATGCAAGGCACCGATGATTTTGTTGACCGGACAAGGAGACCGGGAAGTGGACATGGAGGCGATGAAGGCAGGCGCGCAAGACTACTTGAATAAGAATAACATGAACTCCACCTCACTGGAGCGTTCAATTCGCTATGCCATTGAGAGGCACAAGAAGAAACTGAAGCGTTCAATAAGCTATGCCATTGAGAGGCGCAAGAAGCAAGCCGATCAGCCACAGGAGTCACATTGA
- a CDS encoding response regulator yields the protein MSKRLKPITILIADDDDDDRLLVKEAWEDSRLANGLRFVEDGIELMDYLYSRGKYANEGSAPRPGLILLDLNMPKKNGFEALQEIKADPDLRKIPIIVFTTSKEEEDIFHSYNLGVSGFITKPVSLEGLSEVLKSLRNYWFEIVELPIAREGG from the coding sequence ATGAGCAAACGCCTAAAACCAATCACGATCCTGATTGCCGATGACGACGACGATGACCGCTTGTTGGTGAAGGAAGCGTGGGAAGATAGTCGGTTAGCTAACGGGCTACGATTCGTCGAGGATGGCATAGAACTGATGGACTATCTCTACAGTCGCGGCAAATATGCAAATGAAGGCAGCGCGCCTCGCCCCGGTCTAATCCTGCTCGATCTGAACATGCCGAAAAAAAATGGGTTTGAGGCGCTGCAGGAGATCAAGGCCGACCCTGATCTGCGGAAAATCCCTATCATCGTGTTTACGACATCGAAGGAGGAGGAAGACATCTTTCACAGCTACAATTTGGGTGTCAGCGGATTCATTACCAAGCCGGTCTCGTTGGAGGGCCTGTCGGAGGTTTTGAAGTCCCTGAGAAACTATTGGTTCGAAATTGTCGAGCTTCCTATTGCTCGGGAAGGAGGCTGA
- a CDS encoding MCP four helix bundle domain-containing protein — translation MKLTIGRKLALIFGALIFILVLTGFVSYWAVKRINRDVLQLANVEEPLEEALLKVEINVGETARVVLGYLRDRDLERRVEERTAELVSTHHELIETARQVGMAVVCLAGTAFSVSLTSYRPGKPSLNTTGSFG, via the coding sequence ATGAAATTAACCATTGGACGGAAGCTAGCCTTAATCTTTGGGGCCCTGATCTTTATTCTGGTCCTTACCGGTTTTGTCTCCTACTGGGCGGTCAAACGCATCAACCGAGATGTGCTGCAGTTGGCCAACGTTGAGGAGCCCCTTGAAGAGGCCCTCCTGAAGGTGGAGATCAACGTGGGCGAGACGGCCAGAGTGGTCTTGGGCTACCTTCGAGATCGAGACTTGGAGCGCCGGGTTGAGGAACGGACGGCGGAGCTGGTATCGACCCACCACGAACTGATTGAAACAGCACGACAAGTAGGCATGGCGGTGGTCTGCCTCGCAGGGACCGCCTTCTCCGTCAGCCTCACCTCCTACCGTCCAGGCAAGCCTTCGCTCAACACCACTGGATCATTTGGCTGA